One part of the Roseomonas gilardii genome encodes these proteins:
- a CDS encoding SGNH/GDSL hydrolase family protein, translated as MGDSYTDFGHYQTTATSRTISQAYTQGITDLLMGRIRNDPATENWGIAGQNIAQVLARMPTIISEAQARGVKLLVIPVGKNDEGMAGNPTPFADQISGLQQIWDLAAAAGLGVLDMIQPWRITAQGGWSGSFTAADITARKNLIDQVAAWRLAQNGRRPNFRSIDTRPLLADPGMDRESYSWSMADGVHPVWCGTYFMSKAGAAEVYPLLSTPSPIVADDTGNLITNGVLAGTAGGKGANVSGSIADGWQAQLVAGSGATYASGSVVASKASYTSKTGQVLPSQRFDFSNLLYTGGAGSNIWLNRTMTLDNALPAGNYRLLVPYRIVSPGNMRGPFVRITENDGASAFQYNQSAPNSGAGTLREGYEGCICGENIAVRAYSGSGTRSLQVIISTTMDQAAVPLTGSIEFGPVSLRAA; from the coding sequence GTGGGCGACAGCTACACCGACTTCGGGCACTACCAGACGACCGCCACGAGCCGAACGATTTCCCAGGCTTATACGCAGGGCATCACCGATCTGCTGATGGGCCGGATCAGGAACGATCCGGCGACCGAGAATTGGGGCATCGCCGGGCAGAACATTGCGCAGGTACTGGCCCGGATGCCGACGATCATCTCCGAGGCGCAGGCGCGCGGCGTGAAGCTGCTGGTGATCCCGGTGGGCAAGAATGACGAGGGGATGGCTGGCAATCCGACGCCGTTCGCGGATCAGATCTCCGGTCTACAGCAGATCTGGGATTTGGCCGCGGCGGCGGGGCTCGGCGTCCTCGACATGATCCAGCCCTGGCGCATCACGGCGCAGGGCGGATGGAGTGGCAGCTTTACCGCCGCCGACATCACGGCGCGCAAGAACCTGATCGATCAGGTCGCCGCGTGGCGCCTCGCACAGAATGGCCGGCGGCCAAACTTCCGCTCCATCGATACCCGTCCCCTCCTGGCCGATCCCGGCATGGATCGGGAGAGCTACTCCTGGTCGATGGCGGACGGCGTGCATCCGGTGTGGTGCGGCACCTACTTCATGTCGAAGGCAGGTGCCGCCGAGGTCTATCCGCTGCTCAGCACGCCTAGCCCGATCGTTGCCGACGATACGGGAAACCTGATCACCAACGGCGTGCTGGCCGGCACGGCTGGCGGCAAGGGTGCCAATGTCAGCGGCTCCATCGCGGACGGCTGGCAGGCGCAGTTGGTGGCGGGCTCCGGGGCGACCTATGCCTCAGGCTCCGTCGTTGCCTCGAAGGCGAGCTACACCAGCAAGACGGGGCAGGTGCTGCCGAGCCAGCGGTTCGATTTCAGCAATCTGCTCTACACGGGAGGCGCTGGCTCGAACATCTGGCTGAACCGGACCATGACGCTCGACAATGCGCTTCCGGCCGGGAATTACCGGCTGCTAGTGCCCTACCGGATCGTGAGCCCCGGGAACATGCGGGGGCCGTTCGTCCGGATCACCGAGAACGATGGCGCCAGCGCCTTCCAGTACAACCAGTCGGCTCCCAACAGTGGTGCCGGGACGCTGCGCGAGGGCTACGAGGGATGCATCTGCGGGGAGAATATCGCGGTGCGCGCTTATAGCGGCTCCGGGACGCGCAGCCTCCAGGTGATCATCAGCACCACCATGGATCAGGCGGCCGTGCCGTTGACTGGGTCCATCGAGTTCGGCCCCGTGTCCCTGCGGGCAGCCTGA
- a CDS encoding lysozyme, translating to MSETLSVPASAVELLHHYESCARKLADGRIAPYRDAVGIVTIGWGNTRFENGAAVKMTDGPISQKRADALFAYWLADFDRKVRAFLPVGCGEGPHAAFLSFAYNAGVTAAENSTAATRLRNGDLKGAGEALTWWNKAGGKVLKGLQRRREAERLVLLGATAESAIAAAEKAFP from the coding sequence ATGAGCGAGACCCTGAGTGTCCCGGCCTCCGCCGTGGAGCTGCTGCACCACTATGAGAGTTGCGCTCGGAAACTGGCGGATGGCCGGATCGCGCCCTACCGCGACGCAGTGGGGATCGTGACCATCGGCTGGGGCAACACCCGGTTCGAGAACGGCGCCGCCGTGAAGATGACGGACGGCCCGATCTCCCAGAAGCGGGCCGACGCGCTCTTTGCCTACTGGCTGGCGGACTTCGACCGAAAAGTGCGGGCGTTCCTGCCGGTGGGATGTGGGGAAGGGCCGCACGCCGCCTTCCTGAGCTTCGCCTACAATGCGGGCGTGACAGCAGCCGAGAACAGCACGGCGGCGACGCGCCTGCGGAACGGCGACCTCAAGGGTGCCGGCGAGGCCCTGACATGGTGGAACAAGGCGGGCGGAAAGGTGTTGAAAGGGCTCCAGCGCCGCCGTGAGGCTGAGCGTCTGGTGCTGCTGGGCGCCACGGCTGAGAGCGCGATCGCGGCTGCTGAGAAGGCGTTTCCGTAG